The Bacteriovorax sp. Seq25_V genome has a window encoding:
- a CDS encoding peptidase MA, whose product MKKILILMLLAFSSSAQLFYSFPTNSQSSPSIKWKKIEDAHFKIIYPDYIEADADYVYSLLDHYRLIEGESYGITPPSMQFIIRPEMSQPNGFVTRGPFRSEFFASSSFNPFIGGLDWYHALAVHEYRHIVQYQALDSGGFKFFKMLFGDNGLSLLTFWTTSAWFFEGDAVWTETKYTDAGRGRSPRFMAYARALVEAGKFPTLDQLLAGSYTQPYPNHYVWGYLLITRARKIYGDEIWQMIIPKITRRGYNPFAIYTAFEVVTKKNFNEFYEETIAELVKKWPPKKVTEKEYEIDSYPIPTKDGLYYLKSTMNDLRALYLNKSGKPEKIKEINIETGLSKIDYNENRIVYTRNQPDSRYAFKGFSDVYIYNIKEDRNTRITNGKRLYHPSFGLDGKTFMAIEFTSDNKWILARYNLNGDYLGEISHQGRIYEAIYFNDQITYISADKEGYRSIYIGDKRIISRTRNNIFNLSTDGNDLIFECDLNGRVNIVRYDIKTGEFYSLTGLDEDAFEGRVFNGNLFYVKQTAFGKKVAKKTALGIKISKNKLETDYLSKDDYSDNYLQSKPVVQKIAQKQNIEHKDYGRMEDFLRPHSWSFFGGRGLMLTGIFKNYLGDNTADLSIGRNSENGKPIFGGNYFFMKYYPIFGIGGLYEDREEDFQGAKNKWAETSIVPSITLPYVDRFGFYNLKLLVTGVARAIKVTNDLNTADYELQNDRVLEKVGQFSFSLTKDKTWRRIFPVWGIDSYIKYVDADLKRGRDSRLVDIQADIYIPGIFTNAGLKMSYKRIKQEDSASAYRISLSQSLTADYKYSRGFNYFFFPNFEIYRFDYSFPVVNTELRLLGDWLYLNRITANFFYDKTKFFSKNYFVPDNKESNGLEIGLETNIMRKLPLKLMMSYIHPQGSDKRLYEFSVGSYGEF is encoded by the coding sequence ATGAAAAAGATTCTCATCCTAATGCTTTTGGCATTCTCTAGTTCTGCACAATTATTTTACTCGTTCCCTACGAATTCACAGAGCTCACCTTCAATAAAATGGAAAAAAATTGAAGATGCGCATTTTAAAATTATATATCCAGACTATATTGAAGCAGATGCTGATTATGTTTATTCACTACTCGATCATTATCGATTGATTGAAGGTGAGTCATATGGAATTACGCCTCCATCGATGCAATTTATTATACGTCCCGAAATGTCACAGCCGAATGGATTTGTAACTAGAGGACCATTTAGATCAGAGTTCTTTGCTTCTTCAAGCTTCAATCCTTTTATCGGTGGGCTTGATTGGTATCATGCTTTAGCTGTACATGAATATAGGCATATTGTTCAATATCAGGCATTAGATTCTGGTGGTTTTAAATTTTTCAAAATGTTATTCGGTGATAATGGTCTAAGTCTTTTAACTTTTTGGACAACATCAGCTTGGTTCTTTGAAGGTGATGCCGTTTGGACTGAAACTAAATATACAGACGCAGGACGAGGGCGATCTCCTCGCTTTATGGCGTATGCCAGAGCATTAGTAGAGGCCGGAAAATTTCCTACATTAGATCAGTTATTAGCAGGCAGTTATACACAACCATATCCAAATCACTATGTGTGGGGGTATCTGTTGATAACGAGAGCAAGAAAAATCTATGGTGATGAAATTTGGCAAATGATTATCCCAAAGATCACACGAAGAGGTTATAACCCTTTTGCCATTTATACCGCCTTCGAAGTTGTAACAAAGAAAAACTTTAATGAATTTTATGAGGAAACTATAGCAGAACTCGTCAAAAAATGGCCTCCTAAGAAAGTTACTGAAAAAGAGTATGAAATAGATTCTTATCCGATCCCAACTAAAGATGGATTATATTATTTAAAATCGACGATGAATGATCTGAGAGCTCTTTATTTAAATAAGTCTGGAAAACCAGAAAAAATAAAAGAAATCAATATAGAAACAGGTCTATCAAAAATCGATTATAACGAAAATAGGATTGTTTATACGAGAAACCAGCCAGATAGTCGTTATGCGTTTAAAGGCTTCTCAGACGTTTATATATATAACATCAAAGAAGATCGAAATACACGAATAACAAATGGAAAGAGGTTATATCACCCAAGCTTTGGATTAGATGGCAAAACGTTTATGGCCATTGAATTTACAAGCGATAATAAATGGATACTAGCAAGATACAATTTAAATGGAGATTACTTAGGGGAAATTTCTCACCAAGGTAGAATTTATGAGGCCATTTATTTTAATGACCAAATTACATATATTAGCGCGGATAAAGAAGGCTATCGCTCAATTTACATTGGGGATAAAAGGATCATTTCCAGAACAAGAAATAATATATTTAACTTAAGCACAGATGGAAACGATCTTATATTTGAATGTGATCTTAATGGGCGTGTGAATATTGTTAGATATGATATAAAAACTGGCGAATTCTATTCTTTGACAGGTCTGGATGAAGATGCTTTCGAGGGGCGAGTTTTTAATGGGAATTTGTTTTACGTAAAACAAACAGCTTTTGGAAAAAAAGTTGCAAAAAAAACAGCTCTTGGTATCAAAATATCAAAAAACAAATTAGAAACTGATTATCTCTCTAAAGATGATTACTCTGATAATTATTTACAATCTAAACCAGTAGTTCAGAAGATTGCACAGAAGCAAAATATAGAACACAAAGATTACGGAAGAATGGAAGATTTTTTGAGACCTCATTCGTGGTCATTCTTTGGGGGGCGAGGGTTAATGCTGACGGGGATATTCAAAAATTACTTAGGTGATAATACTGCAGATCTTTCCATTGGTCGAAACTCTGAGAATGGTAAGCCAATCTTTGGAGGAAATTATTTCTTTATGAAATATTATCCAATTTTTGGAATCGGTGGACTTTATGAGGATAGAGAAGAAGATTTTCAAGGCGCAAAGAATAAGTGGGCGGAAACATCTATTGTTCCAAGTATTACTCTTCCATATGTCGACAGATTTGGGTTTTACAATTTAAAATTGCTCGTAACCGGAGTTGCAAGAGCAATAAAAGTTACTAATGACCTTAATACTGCAGATTACGAATTACAGAATGATAGAGTTCTTGAGAAGGTAGGACAATTCTCTTTTAGTTTAACAAAAGACAAAACTTGGCGAAGAATTTTTCCAGTGTGGGGAATTGATTCATATATTAAATATGTTGATGCTGATTTGAAGAGAGGTCGCGATAGTAGATTAGTAGATATACAAGCAGATATTTATATACCAGGCATATTTACAAATGCAGGGCTTAAGATGTCTTATAAAAGAATTAAGCAGGAAGATTCAGCTAGTGCTTATCGAATTAGCCTTAGTCAGTCATTGACGGCAGATTATAAATATTCTCGTGGATTTAATTATTTTTTCTTTCCAAATTTTGAAATTTATAGATTTGACTATAGCTTCCCTGTTGTTAATACTGAGCTTCGTTTGTTGGGAGATTGGTTATACCTAAATAGAATCACTGCTAATTTTTTCTATGATAAAACTAAATTCTTTTCAAAGAATTATTTTGTACCAGATAACAAAGAAAGTAATGGTCTTGAAATCGGACTTGAAACAAATATTATGAGAAAATTACCTCTTAAGTTGATGATGAGTTATATTCATCCACAGGGTTCTGATAAAAGATTATATGAGTTTTCAGTAGGATCATATGGAGAATTTTAA
- a CDS encoding mannosyltransferase, translated as MENFKNNKNIFWTAVIIIVTAFFSSGFLHPDEHYQILELLQLKISSWPRPDLLNWDFHEKIRPWFQTYVYYLLTKILFLDDPYIIAFIIRVFNGVLGIVSVRLLLNEFDSKNKNSLLIYFLLWFVPFLFVRTNSESLSTSLFLFGAYFHHRGNKVSNKMISGILFGASFLARYQMGVPVFFVNIWELFKKKNYKEFIVHSIFIGIAIIIGIIVDYWGYGTFNLSFWNYFRENILHSRASGFGTSPFYYYFFMPIFKGGVLIPLVICYGIYRYHREHKLNFWVIAFWSFFIIHSLIPHKEVRFITFNFLIGSLMALPYISELLRGKYSKIFKSLIVLNFLIMIRTSLFPANSYMNLYKYMYDNKIDRIGVYTDQADRHFGFSMPFYQRDLIKTFGVVDAKKLNAGFYLSTKYKEYDDFASNANCVPKFKSYPNWITFFNIGNWLSRSSYFVVWKCD; from the coding sequence ATGGAGAATTTTAAAAATAATAAAAACATCTTTTGGACTGCCGTCATTATTATCGTGACGGCATTTTTTAGTTCAGGATTTCTTCATCCAGATGAGCACTATCAAATTTTAGAATTGTTACAGCTAAAAATATCGAGTTGGCCTAGGCCTGATCTACTTAATTGGGACTTTCACGAAAAAATTAGACCCTGGTTTCAAACCTATGTTTATTATCTTCTAACGAAGATCTTATTCTTAGATGATCCGTATATCATCGCTTTTATCATTCGTGTGTTTAATGGTGTATTGGGTATAGTATCAGTGCGTCTTCTTTTAAATGAGTTCGATTCAAAGAATAAGAATAGTTTACTTATTTACTTTCTACTCTGGTTTGTTCCGTTCTTATTTGTCAGAACTAATTCGGAATCATTATCAACAAGTTTGTTTTTGTTTGGAGCATACTTTCATCATAGAGGTAACAAGGTTTCAAATAAGATGATTTCTGGAATACTTTTTGGGGCGAGTTTTTTAGCGAGATATCAAATGGGTGTTCCTGTTTTCTTTGTTAATATTTGGGAGTTATTTAAAAAGAAAAATTATAAAGAATTTATTGTTCATTCAATCTTCATTGGTATCGCTATAATAATCGGTATTATTGTTGATTATTGGGGATATGGTACATTCAATCTCTCTTTTTGGAATTACTTTAGAGAAAACATTCTTCATTCGAGAGCTTCAGGTTTTGGAACGTCGCCATTTTATTATTATTTCTTTATGCCGATATTTAAAGGAGGAGTACTTATTCCTCTCGTTATTTGTTATGGGATTTATCGCTATCATCGCGAGCATAAACTCAATTTCTGGGTGATTGCCTTTTGGTCATTCTTTATTATCCATAGTCTGATACCACATAAAGAAGTAAGATTTATTACATTTAATTTTCTTATTGGTTCTTTGATGGCATTGCCATACATATCAGAACTTCTTAGGGGAAAATATTCAAAAATATTCAAGTCGCTAATTGTATTAAATTTTCTGATTATGATTAGAACTTCACTATTCCCAGCGAATTCGTATATGAACCTATATAAATATATGTACGATAATAAAATTGATCGCATTGGTGTTTACACAGATCAGGCAGATAGGCATTTTGGATTTTCCATGCCATTTTATCAGAGAGATTTAATTAAAACATTTGGTGTGGTAGATGCAAAAAAACTGAATGCAGGATTTTATCTATCCACAAAGTATAAAGAGTATGATGATTTTGCTTCTAACGCCAATTGTGTTCCCAAGTTTAAATCATATCCAAATTGGATAACTTTTTTTAACATAGGCAATTGGCTTTCTAGGTCATCCTACTTTGTTGTTTGGAAATGTGACTAG
- a CDS encoding ATP-binding protein has protein sequence MNFFKDSSLSFKTLLITWTITSVFTIIFTALQIYYEYRGERKELFNTYTIINDLYVAPISESLWIMNKSIIKTQANSLLGYPFVSYVKIYDDSSTYFEGGSIINSEVKAFNLKYSNEKIGILEIALDDTGLNQKFLKRVMVTVIIQGIKALVVCILLFFTYELLITRSLRRVSRYLISNPEATMRGEKIPFDFDREDEIGVLVRNLNSFIEYIHGLNKNLKELNDSLEKKVDERTYELKEKNRQLLSAIDDLERAHSQIAMSERMASLGKMTAGIAHEIKNPVYIIVNSVSLVRELLDDMLAEVPEDVKAKMDLTIVDDIKDLCSRSEVSCERVGNIINSMLSLSRTNEDEKLAVNLGVLVEKAVQFAYDATMAKNIFQCELELDLPRKFDGVSVYKTELTRALINIFDNSFYSMFKKYSENKKSTSVLTVKLSSDDKQYVIQINDTGLGIPDEVLKNMFYPFFTTKPAGEGTGLGMSISFDIIKKHGGDIKVESEVGTGARFIITLPKGGVA, from the coding sequence TTGAACTTCTTTAAAGATAGCTCACTTTCATTCAAAACACTCTTGATTACTTGGACGATTACAAGTGTGTTTACAATTATATTTACTGCTCTTCAAATCTACTATGAATATCGTGGTGAGAGGAAAGAGCTCTTTAATACATACACTATTATTAATGACCTCTATGTTGCACCGATTTCAGAAAGTTTGTGGATTATGAATAAGAGCATAATTAAAACACAGGCAAACAGTTTATTAGGTTACCCATTTGTTTCGTATGTAAAAATCTATGATGATTCTTCGACTTATTTCGAGGGAGGGTCAATCATAAATTCTGAAGTTAAGGCATTTAATCTAAAATACTCTAATGAAAAAATTGGTATTTTAGAAATAGCCCTTGATGATACAGGTTTAAATCAAAAATTCTTAAAACGCGTAATGGTGACGGTAATTATTCAAGGAATAAAAGCTCTTGTCGTTTGTATTCTTCTCTTCTTTACTTATGAATTGCTTATCACAAGAAGTTTACGTCGTGTTAGTCGCTATCTAATTTCTAATCCTGAAGCAACGATGAGAGGAGAAAAAATTCCATTTGATTTTGATAGAGAAGACGAGATTGGAGTCCTTGTTCGAAACCTTAACAGCTTCATTGAATACATCCATGGATTGAATAAGAACTTGAAAGAGTTAAATGATAGTCTCGAAAAGAAAGTTGACGAGAGAACTTATGAACTTAAAGAGAAAAATAGACAATTGCTTTCTGCCATTGATGATCTTGAAAGAGCACATAGCCAGATTGCAATGAGTGAGAGAATGGCCTCTCTCGGTAAAATGACAGCAGGTATAGCTCATGAGATTAAGAATCCTGTTTACATTATTGTAAACTCAGTGTCGTTAGTGCGTGAGTTATTAGACGATATGCTCGCAGAAGTTCCTGAAGACGTTAAAGCAAAAATGGATTTAACAATTGTTGATGATATCAAAGATTTATGTAGCCGCTCAGAGGTATCATGCGAGCGTGTTGGAAATATTATTAATTCAATGCTTTCTTTAAGTCGTACAAATGAAGATGAGAAACTTGCTGTTAATCTTGGTGTTCTTGTTGAAAAGGCGGTTCAGTTTGCTTACGATGCGACAATGGCCAAGAACATATTTCAATGTGAGCTCGAGCTTGATCTTCCAAGAAAATTTGATGGAGTGAGCGTTTATAAAACAGAACTTACCCGTGCATTAATTAACATATTCGATAACTCATTTTATTCGATGTTTAAGAAGTATAGCGAAAATAAGAAATCAACTTCTGTATTAACGGTTAAGTTATCAAGTGATGATAAGCAGTATGTGATTCAGATTAATGATACTGGACTTGGTATCCCTGATGAAGTTCTTAAAAATATGTTTTATCCATTTTTTACAACGAAACCTGCAGGAGAGGGAACCGGCTTGGGGATGTCGATTTCTTTTGATATAATTAAAAAGCATGGTGGTGACATCAAGGTTGAATCTGAAGTCGGTACAGGAGCACGTTTTATTATTACGCTGCCGAAAGGAGGAGTTGCCTAG
- a CDS encoding response regulator yields MSVDIVFIDDEEDILNLVRLRFRKLSKVEGVNIHLFSNSPDFEDYIKTTNAEIVSVITDINMPNNKVLKTLEGERSRFRFSLTYLCSAYDQSDYQEMISAHSIIHFFKKPLNIESIRDKILGDLAERGVKI; encoded by the coding sequence GTGAGTGTTGATATAGTTTTTATTGATGATGAGGAAGATATTCTTAATCTGGTAAGGTTAAGGTTTAGAAAACTTTCGAAAGTTGAAGGAGTTAATATTCATTTATTCTCAAATTCTCCAGATTTCGAAGACTACATAAAAACCACGAATGCTGAAATAGTGTCTGTTATTACAGATATTAACATGCCAAATAATAAGGTTTTGAAAACACTTGAGGGAGAGCGTTCAAGATTTAGGTTTTCATTAACATATCTGTGTTCAGCATATGACCAAAGTGATTATCAAGAAATGATAAGTGCGCATAGCATAATTCATTTTTTTAAAAAACCTCTTAATATTGAGAGTATTCGTGATAAGATTTTAGGGGACTTAGCCGAAAGGGGTGTTAAAATTTAA
- a CDS encoding ThiF family adenylyltransferase, producing METIDLRFKGYASLVGEDKFARVANSKILIIGLGGVGTWTVESLARSGVGTIALVDLDDICVSNTNRQVHAHEGNYGKFKIDALEERIKLINPDCKVIKHHCFFNKKNVDEIFSNPYDVVIDAMDSVGEKSLLINTCYTKNIPVICAGGAGGKVDPRAIEIQELGKTKNDMLLKNVRKKLRKDYRFPIGRARAKVQCVYSHELGKQFEVCEIEKSTVKLDCEGGLGSAAHITGIFGLMLSSLALEICLKDKDENEED from the coding sequence ATGGAAACAATAGACTTAAGATTTAAAGGTTACGCTTCATTAGTAGGTGAGGATAAATTCGCTCGCGTTGCTAATTCTAAAATTTTAATCATTGGCCTTGGTGGTGTTGGAACTTGGACAGTTGAATCTTTGGCCCGCAGTGGGGTCGGTACAATTGCTCTTGTTGATCTTGATGATATCTGTGTTTCAAATACTAACCGTCAAGTTCATGCACATGAAGGTAATTACGGAAAATTTAAAATCGATGCACTTGAAGAGAGAATTAAGTTAATTAATCCTGACTGTAAAGTTATCAAGCATCATTGCTTCTTCAATAAGAAGAATGTTGATGAAATTTTTTCTAATCCATATGATGTCGTCATCGATGCCATGGATAGTGTTGGTGAAAAATCACTTTTAATCAATACTTGTTATACAAAAAATATTCCAGTTATTTGCGCTGGTGGTGCCGGTGGTAAAGTTGATCCACGTGCTATCGAAATTCAAGAGCTAGGGAAGACTAAGAATGATATGCTTCTTAAAAATGTAAGAAAGAAGCTTAGAAAAGATTATCGTTTTCCTATTGGGCGCGCTAGGGCTAAGGTTCAGTGTGTTTATAGTCATGAGCTTGGAAAACAATTTGAAGTATGTGAGATTGAAAAGTCGACTGTTAAGCTCGACTGTGAAGGCGGACTTGGTTCAGCAGCTCATATTACAGGTATTTTTGGACTTATGCTTAGCAGTCTCGCTCTTGAGATTTGTTTAAAAGACAAAGATGAGAACGAAGAAGATTAG
- a CDS encoding PilZ domain-containing protein: MFIGVSKIKFKDEFDRVKIFFILHSFLFILAKILELFTHEFSFISFIGFVAWLVYYRFFYRMLKFLHYSFWTMLFISLAVIFSDMFTSLITYEDISLFYLYLLSFVAIILSAYFVHSPIFYPIVSWWEYDFRYRNDLEARVVIGEEEFTARLVDLRRSAGGLSLFKDLDIGTKIVIKLEDNQFSESLHGEIVSKRRHTLGRPFTYGIKFRFEEEDDRKNFIKLQKFWTFERKSKQKEKFSL, translated from the coding sequence ATGTTTATAGGCGTATCAAAAATTAAATTTAAAGATGAATTCGATCGCGTGAAGATATTTTTCATTCTTCATTCTTTTCTATTTATATTAGCAAAAATTCTAGAACTCTTTACTCATGAGTTTAGTTTTATATCATTTATTGGATTTGTAGCTTGGCTTGTTTACTATAGATTTTTCTATCGTATGCTTAAATTTTTACATTACTCATTTTGGACTATGCTCTTTATTTCATTGGCCGTCATATTTTCCGATATGTTTACGTCTTTGATAACATATGAAGATATATCTTTATTCTATTTATACTTACTCTCATTTGTCGCAATTATTTTGTCTGCGTACTTTGTCCATTCTCCAATTTTTTATCCAATTGTAAGTTGGTGGGAATATGATTTTAGATATCGTAATGATCTTGAAGCAAGAGTAGTTATTGGAGAAGAGGAATTTACTGCAAGATTAGTTGACCTTCGTCGCAGCGCCGGCGGCCTATCACTTTTTAAAGATTTAGACATCGGCACAAAGATTGTCATCAAGCTTGAAGACAATCAATTTAGCGAATCACTTCATGGGGAGATCGTTTCTAAGCGCCGTCATACTCTGGGGCGTCCATTTACATATGGGATTAAGTTTCGCTTTGAAGAAGAAGATGATAGAAAGAATTTTATTAAGTTACAAAAGTTTTGGACTTTTGAACGGAAGTCGAAGCAAAAAGAAAAGTTTTCTCTATGA
- a CDS encoding nucleoside deaminase: MIELKNDIWNMRIALEEAEKAYREGEVPVGCVITNSSGEIVAKTHNTKETNKVATEHAEILAIVEASKALGEWRLTDHDVYVTLEPCPMCLYALMQARVSRVIFGAYDSKGGAISLGYEFQKDKRFNHSFDIMGGVEHFQCSKILSDFFRERRTLYKSKF, translated from the coding sequence ATGATCGAATTAAAGAATGATATTTGGAATATGAGGATTGCCCTTGAAGAAGCTGAAAAGGCTTATCGTGAGGGTGAAGTTCCTGTTGGTTGTGTAATTACAAATTCATCTGGCGAGATAGTCGCCAAAACTCATAACACTAAAGAGACAAATAAGGTTGCTACTGAGCATGCTGAAATCTTGGCTATCGTTGAGGCCAGTAAGGCACTTGGCGAATGGCGACTGACTGACCATGATGTCTATGTGACGCTTGAGCCGTGTCCTATGTGTCTTTATGCTTTGATGCAAGCTAGGGTCTCAAGAGTTATTTTTGGGGCTTATGATTCTAAGGGGGGAGCAATCTCTTTAGGGTATGAGTTTCAAAAAGATAAGAGGTTTAATCATTCTTTTGATATCATGGGTGGCGTAGAACATTTTCAGTGTTCAAAAATTCTCTCTGACTTCTTTCGCGAGAGAAGAACTCTTTATAAATCTAAATTTTAG
- a CDS encoding LD-carboxypeptidase encodes MDLIKPLKLVKGDTIGIFTPSSPAYCANEELFLNGIKNIEKLGFKVKLGFLTENRASQGYRSGSPQDRAKEFMDLIRDDEVKALISTIGGMNSNSMIPFLDFDLIREKRKVICGYSDVTSLHLSILKYSGLKTLYGPAIMTWFGEYPNGIEESIESFLTASMENDNKTREIKPFHRWSNHFRDWSNGDWKNIPREWNENKGWKVLNSGEVEGEIVVANLNTLMSSAGTDYFPDIEGKILLIEEMSAPWSKEERSLRQLQIMGVFDKITGLVMGKVEMPNNEGAPFDLNELLLEIIGKRPYPVISEFDCSHTIPMHTIGERCRVSIEASDGYNVVFKILDSFVE; translated from the coding sequence ATGGATTTGATTAAACCTTTAAAACTTGTAAAAGGTGACACAATAGGAATCTTCACTCCATCATCACCAGCTTATTGTGCAAATGAAGAACTGTTTTTAAATGGTATTAAAAATATAGAGAAACTCGGGTTTAAAGTTAAATTAGGTTTTTTAACAGAAAATAGAGCATCTCAAGGTTATCGCTCAGGTTCACCACAAGATAGGGCTAAAGAGTTTATGGACCTTATTAGAGACGATGAAGTTAAGGCACTAATCTCAACGATTGGTGGAATGAACTCAAATAGTATGATTCCATTCCTTGACTTCGATTTAATTAGAGAAAAGCGAAAAGTAATATGTGGCTACAGTGATGTAACGTCACTTCACCTTTCAATCTTAAAGTATTCAGGGCTTAAAACACTATATGGCCCAGCTATTATGACATGGTTTGGTGAATACCCGAATGGTATTGAAGAAAGCATAGAGTCATTTCTAACTGCCTCTATGGAAAATGATAATAAGACGAGAGAGATTAAGCCATTTCATAGGTGGAGTAATCATTTTAGAGACTGGTCAAATGGTGACTGGAAGAATATCCCAAGAGAATGGAATGAAAATAAGGGTTGGAAGGTCTTAAACTCTGGTGAAGTTGAGGGTGAAATTGTTGTCGCAAACCTAAACACACTTATGAGTTCCGCTGGAACAGACTACTTTCCAGACATAGAAGGAAAAATACTACTTATAGAAGAGATGTCAGCCCCTTGGTCAAAAGAAGAAAGAAGTTTGAGACAACTTCAAATCATGGGGGTATTCGATAAAATTACAGGTCTTGTAATGGGAAAAGTTGAAATGCCAAATAACGAAGGTGCACCATTTGATTTGAATGAGTTACTTTTAGAAATTATTGGGAAAAGACCATATCCTGTTATTTCAGAATTTGATTGCTCCCACACCATTCCGATGCATACCATTGGTGAGCGATGTAGAGTTAGTATTGAAGCAAGTGATGGTTATAATGTAGTATTTAAGATCCTCGACTCTTTTGTTGAATAA